Genomic DNA from Paenibacillus sp. KS-LC4:
GACCGTTGCTGATATTGGAGCAGGGACAGGAAAGCTATCTGAACTACTGGTTGAAAGAGGTACTCATGTTATCGCAGTAGAACCAGATCAGGAAATGCGGCAAGCTTGTATACAAATACTTGGACATGAGTCCAACTTTCATGCGGTGGAAGGTTCAGCTGAATCCACATGTCTGCATGACAATTCCGTGGACTTTATCGTTTGTGCACAGGCGTTCCACTGGTTCGATCGTACGGTTGCAAACAAGGAATTTAAACGAATTTTAAAAGACCGTGGTAAGGTTATTTTAGTATGGAATACACGTCAAACAAAAGGAACCCCTTTCTTAGAAGGGATAGAGCATTTATTGTTTAACTATGGAATTAATTACTCTGAGGTGAATCACAAAAACATTTCAGAAGATGAAATGCAGTTGTTTTTTCGAGAAAATACGATGGAGAAGTCCGTTTTTAAAATGCAACAATTATTTGATTTTGAGGGTCTAAGCGGGAGAGTCATGTCCTCCTCCTATACTCCTACGCCTGAACATCCT
This window encodes:
- a CDS encoding class I SAM-dependent methyltransferase, whose protein sequence is MNLKQSFSNRVKDYVKYRPTYPSDAIDYLYNIVKLDEHSTVADIGAGTGKLSELLVERGTHVIAVEPDQEMRQACIQILGHESNFHAVEGSAESTCLHDNSVDFIVCAQAFHWFDRTVANKEFKRILKDRGKVILVWNTRQTKGTPFLEGIEHLLFNYGINYSEVNHKNISEDEMQLFFRENTMEKSVFKMQQLFDFEGLSGRVMSSSYTPTPEHPNYGRMREELKKLFNQYEENGKVTFIYDTELYWGEL